One genomic window of Cheilinus undulatus linkage group 7, ASM1832078v1, whole genome shotgun sequence includes the following:
- the LOC121512396 gene encoding granzyme B(G,H)-like has translation MHAHFCLVVLILVLALDSQVYAGRIIGGRKAAPHSRPYMVLVQTWDSKMTCGGFLLNEDFVMTAAHCQDRSYTVLLGLHNFHEQNGVQKVSVEQAFPHKDYNPTEYTHDVMLLKLSSEVKYSEMVKPIPLAGGDDGHLPQSCSVAGWGRNEPNSEHNSPILMEVNVTLIEKEVCKKRMVYCSKVQPGPREGDSGGPLVCEGKAYGVVSAGVREGENGPLLFCTYTKIPDYKSWIDATVKRARKASV, from the exons ATGCATGCCCACTTCTGTCTGGTAGTCCTGATTCTTGTGCTGGCTCTTGATAGTCAAG TTTATGCAGGAAGAATCATTGGAGGACGAAAGGCTGCACCACACAGCAGGCCTTACATGGTGCTTGTGCAGACGTGGGACAGTAAAATGACCTGCGGAGGCTTCCTTCTGAACGAGGACTTTGTCATGACAGCAGCACACTGCCAAGACAG GTCCTACACAGTCCTCTTAGGACTTCACAATTTTCATGAGCAAAACGGGGTCCAGAAAGTGTCAGTGGAACAAGCGTTCCCACATAAAGACTACAATCCTACTGAATACACACATGACGTAATGCTTCTTAAG CTGAGCTCCGAGGTGAAATACAGTGAAATGGTGAAACCCATTCCCCTCGCGGGTGGAGATGACGGCCATCTGCCACAGTCCTGCTCGGTCGCAGGGTGGGGACGAAACGAACCTAACAGCGAACATAATTCTCCCATCCTCATGGAGGTCAATGTCACACTGATTGAAAAGGAGGTGTGTAAAAAGAGGATGGTGTACTGCTCCAAAGTACAACCTGGACCACGAGAG ggAGACTCTGGAGGTCCACTGGTGTGTGAAGGGAAAGCATACGGGGTGGTGTCCGCTGGAGTCCGTGAGGGGGAGAACGGACCACTGCTTTTTTGTACTTACACCAAGATACCTGACTATAAAAGCTGGATCGATGCAACTGTAAAACGTGCTCGGAAAGCTTCTGTGTAA